The window GCCATGCCCGGATAGCCGAGCAGGATCTCGGGGGCGCTCGACGCGGCGGGGTCGGCGTCGAGCGCGGCGCGGAGGTCGCCGACGAGCCGCGCGCGGACCTCGGGCAGCGCCGCCGCGAAGGAGCGGGTGATGTCGAGCGCCCTGCCGTCCGCCCCGCCCGCCGGCGCCAGGTCCTCGTCCGCGAAGGCGAGGCCGAGGCGCACCTGGTCCTCGAGCAGCCCCAGCGCCGTCGACAGCGTGCCGCACACGAAGCCGTCGAAGGCGGCGGCGCCGCTCTGGGACTGGCCGTAGTGGCTCGGGAACAGGGCCGCGGACAGGTCCGCCACGATGCCCGCGAGGGCGTCGCGCGACGGCATCGGGCGGATGCGGCCGCCATGGCGGATGTTGTGGGTGTGGTCCCGCGACAGGCGCAGCGCCGTCGCGACCCCGTCGATGTCGTAGCGCGACATCGGCGCGGGCGACGACAGGCCGAAGCCGGCCCTTCGCTGGAGTTTGCTGTCGAGCATCGCGGATGGGGCCTCTGGGCGGAACCGGTCGATCGGCGCCAAGCTACCCTGAAAATCTACAATGTCTATAGATAAATTGAAACTTGCGTCGGCGGCTCGCCGGCCGGCCGTCCGGCGTTCCGAGCGGGGTCGGCCCTGCCGGGCGGCGACCCGATCCCG is drawn from Lichenibacterium dinghuense and contains these coding sequences:
- the epsC gene encoding serine O-acetyltransferase EpsC, which encodes MLDSKLQRRAGFGLSSPAPMSRYDIDGVATALRLSRDHTHNIRHGGRIRPMPSRDALAGIVADLSAALFPSHYGQSQSGAAAFDGFVCGTLSTALGLLEDQVRLGLAFADEDLAPAGGADGRALDITRSFAAALPEVRARLVGDLRAALDADPAASSAPEILLGYPGMAALLHHRLAHVLHGLGAGFPARLISDVARSLTGIEIHPGATVGDSFFIDHGTGVVIGETAIVGDRVRLHQGVTLGGRHAPAGTSLRGVQRHPILEDDVVVYANATLLGRITVGRGSIIGGNVCLNASVPPGSRVTQASASRNGAEAQRLSD